ATTAACCATTGAAGTATGCCCATCAGTGACCAGTGTAAATCTGTAATGGCAAATCATTACacaccttaaaaaataaaataactcaAAAAACATACCTGACTTAACAGCTGTCCATGAAAAACGTTGTTAACCACATTCAAAACCTGTTTTATAAGTTTTCTTTGAGAAGCAGGGATGAGAGCTGGGTATCTGGTCCCCGTAGTCTCCAGTTCCTGCTGCACTTTATCCAAAAGTTCACAAAGAAATTCCTGAGCATCTTGTTGAGCATATCCTCTGAAGGCTGGAATTAGTCTCCACACAGAATGAAGCATGGCAAAAGGAGACACCAGTGCCCACTTGCCAGACCACATAACTTGGAACAGAGTATGCAGCTCATGACAGAGAGAAATATGCTTTGAACTGGGCTCCCTGCGCTGAATAAGTTCCATATTTCTAGTTTTTGATGCTCCTCCACTTAATCCAGAGGATAAACTAGGCTTCCTCACAGAAGATGatccctttattttctcttggttCCCATTCACATGTAATGCTGAGGCAGCTATTGACAGGTGTTTAGTTGAAGATCTGGTTTTGCCATTGGTTGCTGTTGCCAGCAGTTCCTGAGTTTGGTTGAGATCaagctttaaaaagcattctCGAAAAATAAGTAAGTGACTTAATACCTGCAGGATAGAATTCATATAGCAAGTATTGCCCAGGTTTCTCAGTCCTGTTACCCCTGGAGTCACCGTAGGCCTTCGTTTCATTGGAGAGTCACTTGTTTTATTCaatcttacttcatctgaggtaTAGGTTTCTTTCAACTCTGCCgcagattttgctttctgtgatgTTTTTTGCAGGCAGGGCGCTGATTTTGAGGACATTCTAATCTGATTTTGTAAACGACTGCTCTTTCTTGGGGGcatcttttccatctctgcttTCAACTCACGCTTCCGTTCTTGTCTTCTCTTCCTAGcattctcccttctttcctcttcttcctccagttGCCTTTCCTCTTCCAAAATCTTTTTTCCAGTAGGTGTCACCTCAAGCCAGGATCTGAATACTTTCCCCAGGAGTGCACGCCGTCGGTGCCAAAGAGCTGTGAACATACGATCTTCATTACGAAGCAAGGCTTGGGCACCACCATGTGAAAGGTAAGAATCATCACTTGTACCCATAGAACGCAAAGTCCTCCCACTTCGAGTAGTGCACTCATAGTTCTGACTCTTGATTGCACTTAATGTACTTCGCAACAGTTTTAAATCACCGGTTGCATTATCATTAAGAACATAATCATCGCAGAGATAACAGAAAACGTACAGCTCATTGACTTCCAATGCCACCGGGTGACTGCTCTCCTGAAAGTGCTTTAGTGCATGTTCTTCAATATATCTTCCACACGCCACATGTGAGCAGCTGAGGCACGCCCAGATAGATTCGGTAGTATTGCAGTCCACACAATGCCATTTCTGAGGATTGAGAATGGAGTGATCTTGGGCCAGTCGCAGACGTCCTATGTGCTTACACTTATCCAttgttaaaactgaaactgcagagatacGCTGGCAAAACACATCATCCAAACTATTTCTTGTCCATGGCATTTCAATCTGCaactaaaatatatatatatataaattgcAGTTCTTAAACACAACTGTATCACTTCTACATTGTCAGTATATCAAACTTAGACCTGAGGTTAAGATGATTGCCATCCAACTGAATCCCACCAAATACA
The sequence above is a segment of the Lathamus discolor isolate bLatDis1 chromosome 1, bLatDis1.hap1, whole genome shotgun sequence genome. Coding sequences within it:
- the USP44 gene encoding ubiquitin carboxyl-terminal hydrolase 44 isoform X2, giving the protein MPWTRNSLDDVFCQRISAVSVLTMDKCKHIGRLRLAQDHSILNPQKWHCVDCNTTESIWACLSCSHVACGRYIEEHALKHFQESSHPVALEVNELYVFCYLCDDYVLNDNATGDLKLLRSTLSAIKSQNYECTTRSGRTLRSMGTSDDSYLSHGGAQALLRNEDRMFTALWHRRRALLGKVFRSWLEVTPTGKKILEEERQLEEEEERRENARKRRQERKRELKAEMEKMPPRKSSRLQNQIRMSSKSAPCLQKTSQKAKSAAELKETYTSDEVRLNKTSDSPMKRRPTVTPGVTGLRNLGNTCYMNSILQVLSHLLIFRECFLKLDLNQTQELLATATNGKTRSSTKHLSIAASALHVNGNQEKIKGSSSVRKPSLSSGLSGGASKTRNMELIQRREPSSKHISLCHELHTLFQVMWSGKWALVSPFAMLHSVWRLIPAFRGYAQQDAQEFLCELLDKVQQELETTGTRYPALIPASQRKLIKQVLNVVNNVFHGQLLSQVTCLTCDNKSNTVEPFWDLSLEFPERYHCNGKEMSSQYPCLLTEMLAKFTETEALEGKIYACDQCNIILTEAQKQLMVCRLPRVLRLHLKRFRWSGRNHREKIGVHVNFDQMLNMKPYCCRESLKSLLPDCFIYDLSAVVMHHGKGFGSGHYTAYCYNSEGGFWVHCNDSKLNRCTMEEVCKAQAYILFYSQRRTQANGHGKAPCPSKAESQQHAELADCSMVNSIS
- the USP44 gene encoding ubiquitin carboxyl-terminal hydrolase 44 isoform X1, which codes for MPWTRNSLDDVFCQRISAVSVLTMDKCKHIGRLRLAQDHSILNPQKWHCVDCNTTESIWACLSCSHVACGRYIEEHALKHFQESSHPVALEVNELYVFCYLCDDYVLNDNATGDLKLLRSTLSAIKSQNYECTTRSGRTLRSMGTSDDSYLSHGGAQALLRNEDRMFTALWHRRRALLGKVFRSWLEVTPTGKKILEEERQLEEEEERRENARKRRQERKRELKAEMEKMPPRKSSRLQNQIRMSSKSAPCLQKTSQKAKSAAELKETYTSDEVRLNKTSDSPMKRRPTVTPGVTGLRNLGNTCYMNSILQVLSHLLIFRECFLKLDLNQTQELLATATNGKTRSSTKHLSIAASALHVNGNQEKIKGSSSVRKPSLSSGLSGGASKTRNMELIQRREPSSKHISLCHELHTLFQVMWSGKWALVSPFAMLHSVWRLIPAFRGYAQQDAQEFLCELLDKVQQELETTGTRYPALIPASQRKLIKQVLNVVNNVFHGQLLSQVTCLTCDNKSNTVEPFWDLSLEFPERYHCNGKEMSSQYPCLLTEMLAKFTETEALEGKIYACDQCNTKRRKFSSKPVILTEAQKQLMVCRLPRVLRLHLKRFRWSGRNHREKIGVHVNFDQMLNMKPYCCRESLKSLLPDCFIYDLSAVVMHHGKGFGSGHYTAYCYNSEGGFWVHCNDSKLNRCTMEEVCKAQAYILFYSQRRTQANGHGKAPCPSKAESQQHAELADCSMVNSIS